The region ATACCTGTGTTTGTACTTTAGCTTCACCCCCTTGGGAACGGCACCTGCAGGAAGGAAACCTGCAACGTCGTTGGGCAGGTAAACCCAAACGCCCTTTCTATCTTCTTTAACCACTTCCCCTTCAACAACCTGACCGGGAGAGAAGAGCTCCTCTATCCGCTCCCACGGGTCGGGGCGGGTCTCCTTAAGAGAGAGAACGAGCCTTTCTTTATCTCTCTCAATCTTCTTTATCTTCACCTTTATTTTGTCGCCTATCTGGGCAACGTCGAAGGGCGTTTTAAGCCCGCTCCAGGAGATATCACTCTTGTGAACGAGGCCGTCTACCCCGTCTACGTCAACGAAGATACCGAAATCCACTATGTTCTTAACGGTGCCCTCTACTATTTCGCCCTCTTTAAGCCTTTTGAGGGTCTCTTTACGCTTCTTGGCCCTCTCCTCCTCAAGGAGCTTCCTCCTCGAGATTACAACGCTCCTTCGCTTTCTATCCACCGAGAGAACTTTGGCCTCTATCTCCCTGTCGAGCCACTGGTCGGGGTGAACAACGGGCATTATGTCAACCTGCGACATGGGCAGGAAAACGGTTATACCCTCTTTGAGCCTTACTTTGTAGCCACCTCTGACCTTCTGCTTTATGACACCCCGAACGACACCCCTTTCCTCTATCTCGTTGGCTATCCGCTCCCACTCCTTAATGGAGCGGGCGCAGTTCACCGAGAGGAGAGCGTAACCTTCTTCGGTTTCGGGCTCCACAACGCAAACGTCTATTTTGTCGCCCACTTTCGGCTTGTAGCCGAGCTCCTTAACAGGAACCACCCCCTCTGACTTCCAGCCGAAGTCAACGAAAACTTCCCGGTCGGTGACTTTAACCACCGTTCCGGTTATAACCTCCTGGTTGAGCTTCTTAAAGCTCTCCTCCAGCAGTTTGGCAAACTCCCCTTCCACTTAGCACTCCCCCTTTACCAAGGTCTTTAACGAACTGAACGACTTCATCTATAACCCAAGCAGGTGTAGAGGCACCTGCGGTTATACCAACGCTCTTTGCACCTTCAAACCACGCCGGGTCGATTTCGTCCTTGGACTCAACGTGGTAACTGCGGGGGTTAACGGATTTTGATATCTGGTAGAGTTTTGTTGTGTTTGAGCTGTTTTTTCCTCCGATTATCAGCATTACATCCACCTGGCCGGCCAGCTTGCGGGTCTCTCTCTGCCTGATAGAGGTGGCACTACATATTGTATTATAAACTTTGAGTTCTTTAACTTTCAGGGCAAGAAGGGATATCGCCTCCTTGAAGAAGTTCAGGTTCAGGGTTGTTTGACACACTACCCCTAAACGGGGCATCTTGGGCAGTGCCTCAACCTCCTCAACGGTGCTTGCGATAATCGGCTCCTTCAGGTGGCCGGCTATTCCGATAACTTCGGGGTGTTTGGGGTTTCCAAGGATTAAAACGGGATACCCTTCCCTTTCGAGCTTCATCGCCTTTTCGTGAACGTCTTTAACAAAGGGACAGGTGGCATCTACAACCCGGGCCCCTCTGCCCTTAAGGAACTCTATAACGCTGGGGGCAACGCCGTGGGAGCGGATAACAACGGTATCGCCCTTTTTAACGGCGTCCATATCCTCTATAAAGTCCATACCGAGTTTACGGAGCCTCTCTATCTCCCGCCTGTTGTGGATGAGCTCGCCGAGGCAGTAGGCCCTGCCGTCTTTCTCAAGGGCCTCAACGGCCATGTTAACCGCCCTCTTTACACCCCAGCAGAAACCTGCACTCTTAGCTACTTTTATCTCCATTTTGAAGCTCCTTTATCCGTTCCATCATCAGGTTGGCTGCCCTCTGGTAGTTCTCCTTACTATCCTCTAAATCTATGGTAAAGGGCCTACCGAACCTAATGGTAACTTTCGGCCACCCCGTAACAAGCCCCTCTTTACCTATCAGCTTCTCGCTCCCCTCAATCAGACACGGAACTATCGGAACCCGGGCCTTGAGCGCAACCATTCCGGCCCCCCACTTGGGCCTTACAAACCTCCCGGCAGGGGCACGCTGCCCTTCGGGGAATATGCAGACAAGCTCCCCCTTTTCCAGAACTTCAAGGGCCGTTTTAAGGGCGGTAAGGTCGGCCCTACCCCTTTTCACGGGGAAAGCGTTACCCCAGTGCTTTATTAGGGTGGAGAGAACGGGGGTTGTAAAAAGCTCCGACTTCGCCATGAAGAAAACGGGCCTCTTTTTAACCGCATAGGCCACAAGCGGAGGGTCGAGGTAGCTCCTGTGGTTGGCCACAAGGAGAACCGGGCCCTCGGCAGGAACGTTCTCCCTGCCGTAAACCCTAAGGCGGCACAGGCCGGCAATGGCCCGCGCAACGGTGTTGAGCCAAACCCAGTAAGCCGTTTTCCTCTTAACCCACGGGTACCTACTTGTTAAGGCTTCCATAGGCAAATTCTAACAAAGGGAAACGGCCCAAAACCTTAGAAACAGGCGGTAAACTCAACGGCAACCGACGTAACCTCACTCTTACCGTTAAAGGCCGGCCTTGAAGCGGAGACCTCCGAAACCTCCAGCCTGATTTCCGACCAGCCGTTGAGTTTAAAAGTGGGGGTTACGGTAACGGAGACCGCCCTGCCGCCGCTCAAGCCGTATATGTTCGAGCCGGCCTCTTCGTTAACAACCTCGAAGCGAACGGGCAGGCTGAAAGCTCCCCCGGAGGCGGTAAGGTAAAGGGCAACCCCTTCACCCCTTTTGGAGGGTGAGTCTACAAGCCACTGGTAGTCGGCGTTCAGCGTAACCGAAAAACCTCCGGAAAGGGGAAGGGTGTAAACGGCGTCGAGCATCCTCTTGTAACCGTTAACACTAAAGTAGTTAAGGCCGAGTTCCCCTCGGGAAAGGTTAAATCCCACACCGGCACCGAAAGCCCTGCTGTCGCTGCTGCCGAGCCCCTTGCCCCAGTCGTACTCGGTGTAAAGGTTTAAACGGCCCTCCTCCTTTGAAAGGCGCACACCTTTATAGATAAAGGGCTGGGCTCTCCACAGAAGGCCGAACTGGACGTTGGGGTTTGAGTAGGTGGCGGGAAGCTCGGCACCTACGTTTGTAGTAAGCTCCCCTACAGAGAGCTCAAAACCGCCGGGAGCAGGTATCTTTAAATACCCCCATAAAAGGCCGAAGCGGCTGCCTCCGCCGTTTGTTGCAAAGTTTGCGCCGTTCTTTAAGGGGTCACCTGCAACCGTGGGCAGAAGTAACGAGCCTACGGCAACGTTGAAGGCGGGTCCGGTTCCCCCCTTTAACTCCAAAAGGGCGCTGGATAGGCGGGCACCGCTGCCTGCCGAAACCCTGTTAAAGAAGCCGTAGGAGAGAGCCCCCTGAGCCGATACACCTGCAAAGGAAGGCTGTGAAAGGCAAATCACGGTTGCTAAAATTCCTAAAGCGCGCTTCACCATTTTCACCTCCTCTTCTTCTTGGGGGCCTGCGCCCCCCTTTTTTTACCTTCACCTACAGGTTAAAGCCCCTCTCGCCGTGAACGGCAGAGTCAAGGCCTTGAATTTCCTCTTCTTCTGTTACCCTTGCTCCGCCGGTGATTAGGGAACTAACGGCAAAAACGGCAGCGGTCATAACGGCAGAGTAGATAACGGTTACGAGAACCGCCTTAACCTGAGTCCACAGCAGGGGAAGGTTCCCCTCGAGAACGCCGGGCGTTCCCCCTATCACTTTTGAGGCAAATATACCGGTGGCAATCGCTCCCCAGATACCGTTGATACCGTGAACGCCAAAGGCGTCGAGGGAATCGTCGTAGCCGAGCTTCTTCTTCAGAACAAACACGCCAAACCAGCCGAGGGCACCTGCAACGAGCCCTATCGCCAGAGCTCCGCCGATTCCCACGTAACCGGCGGCAGGAGTTATTGCAACAAGGCCAGCAACGGCGCCGGAGGCTGCCCCTAAAACGGTGGGCTTTTTAAGGAAGAGCCACTCCACAAGCAGCCACGAGATTGCAGCAGCAGCAGCAGCGGTGTTTGTAACGAGCATTGCCACGGCAGCAGAGCCGTTTGCGGCAAGTGCCGAACCTGCGTTAAAGCCGAACCAGCCGAACCACAAAAGGGCCGCCCCAAGGGCCGTTAGGACCACCGACGAGGGGAAGAAGGCGCTCCTGCCGTATCCCCTGCGCTTTCCGAGCATAAGGGCCATAACGAGGCCGGCTATACCGGCGTTTATGTGAACCACCGTGCCGCCGGCAAAGTCGAGGGCTCCGTCGTGGGCGAGGAAGCCTCCTCCCCAAACCCAGTGGGCAACAGGGGCGTAAACAACAGTTGCCCAAAGAACCGAGAAGACAAGCCAGGTGGAGAACTTCAGCCTCTCTATAACCGCACCGCTCGCAAGGGCAACGGTAATCGCCGCGAAGGTTCCCTGAAAGGCAACGAAGAGGTACTCGGGTATGGTGCCAGAAAGGGAGGAGGGGGAGACCCCAGAGAGAAAGAGCTTAGTAAGCTTACCGATAATCCCGTGGAAGTCGGGGCCGAAGGCCAGCGTGTACCCCCACCCCACCCAAACGAGGGAGACAACGCAGTAGGCGAGGAAGCTCATGGCTATCGTGTTCAAAATGTTCTTACTGCGGGCCATACCCCCGTAGAAGAGGGCAAGGCCGGCGGGGGTCATAAGCATCACAAGGGCAGTGGCAACGAGCATCCAGGCTGTATCGCCGCTGTCCAGCTTGGAACCCGACGCGTAAGCAGCCGAAGGGAGCGCGGCTAAGGCAAGGGCAAAGACTAAACGCTTCATGGCATCACCTCCCAGGTGGAGCTACCTCCAGTTTAAGCACGGCCCGTGCCAAAACGGCAACATCCCCCTCAAACGTGGTAATCGGCTAAAAGTGTGACTAATTTCTGTTCTTGAGGTCCGAGCTGTGCACAAATTTTGTGCAGGAGGAGCAATGGAGGAGATATACCACCCGCCGGTACTTCTCAAAGAGTCCCTTAAAGTACTAAAGGCGGAAGAAGGAGGAGTGTTTGTAGATGCAACTTTAGGGGGAGGAGGCCACACCGAGGCTATACTGAAGGCACACCCCGAGAACAGGGTTATAGCCATAGACAGGGACGAAGAGGCGATAGAACGGGCAATGGAGAGGCTTAAACCTTACGGCGATAGAGTTTCCATCTATCACGCCAACTTCTCCCAAATAGACCGGGTTCTACAGATGGAAGGGGTCGAAAGGGTAAAGGGGGTACTCTTTGACTTGGGCGTTTCCCACTTCCACCTACGGGGCGAGAGGGGGTTTACCGTTTGGAAGGAGCAGCCCCTCGACATGCGGATGGACAGGAGCCAGAAGTTAACGGCAAAAGAGGTGGTGAACGAACTCTCCGAACGGGAGCTGGCAAGGATAATCTTCCGGTACGGCGAGGAGAAGTTCGCACGGAAAATAGCCTCGGAGATAGTAAAGAGGAGAAAGAGGAAACCCATAGAGACAACAACCGAGCTGGCCTCGATAGTGGAGGAGGTGATTCCAAAAAAGCTGTGGGCCGGAAGGAAGAAACACCCGGCGGTAAAAACCTTTCAGGCCATAAGGATATACGTTAACAGGGAGTTTGAGGAGATTGAAACCGGCATACCGAAGGCGGCAGAGTTCGTGGAGCCCGGAGGCAGACTCGCCGTAATAACGTTCCACTCCTTGGAAGACAGGCTCGTTAAGAACATATTAAGGAACCTTGAAGGGTTCACTCCCGTGACGAAGAAGCCGATAGTTCCCACGGAAGAGGAGGTGGTAGAGAACCCGGCTGCAAGGAGCGCAAAGCTGAGGGCCGCAGAGAGGGTAAGGCCCTAAGGCCTCACCCTCCTCACAAGCTTCAAAATCAAGGCCTTCTGGGTGTGAAGCCTGTTCTCGGCCTGGTCCCAAACTACGGAGCGTTCACCCTCTATAACTTCGTCTGTAACCTCTTCGCCCCTGTGGGCCGGAAGACAGTGCATAAAGAGGAAATCCGGCTTTGCCAGCTTTACAAGCTCGCCGTTTACCTGGTAGGGGGTGAAAATCCGTCGGCGCTCTTCGGCCTCGGCCTCCTGACCCATAGAGGCCCAAACGTCGGTATAGATAACGTCGGCGTCTTTAACCGCCTCTTCGGGGTCGTTGGTTACAACTATTTCTGCGCCGGTACTCTTCGCAATCTCCTTGGCGGCCTTAACGTACTTCTCAAGGGGTTCGTACCCCTTGGGGGTTGCGGCGTAAAAGCGCATTCCCATGTAGGCTGCACCCACGAGCCAGGAGTTACACATGTTGTTGCCGTCTCCCAGGTAGGCAACTTTTAGCCCCTTCAACTCTCCCTTGTACTCCCAGATGGTAAAGAGGTCGGCGAGAACCTGACAGGGATGCTCCTGGTCGGTAAGGGCGTTTATAACGGGAACCGAGGCGTAGCGGGCAAGCTCCTCCACCCTCTCCTGGCCGAAGGTCCTTATGACTATCAGGTCTACGTAGCGGGAGAGCACCCTCGCAGTATCCTTTATGGGCTCACCCCTGCCCAGCTGGGAGCCCTGAGTATCCATGTAAACGCCGTGGCCGCCGAGCTGGTAAACTCCCACTTCAAAGGAGACCCTGGTTCTGGTGGACGGCTTTTCAAATATCAGTGCGGCGGTAAAGCCCTCGAGGGGTCTGTAGAGCTCCCCCTTCTTCTGCTTCTCCTTTAGGAAGGCAGAGAGGGATATTATGTTCTCTATGAAGAGCCTGTCGGCATCGAGCATCGAGATAAAGTCTTTCATTCTTCCCTCCTGAGAGCGGCTATGAGAACCTTAACTTCGTTGTTTAGGAAGTTAATTTTACTCTCAAGCTGCTCAACTTTCGTTTCAAGGTCGGAAAGGAGGGAAGCGCTCTTTAAAAAGTCCGATTCAAGGTCTCTGAGGTGCTCCTCAAGTTCTCTTACGTAGAGGTAGAGTTTAACCGAGAAAACGAACATGGTTGCAAAGGCAAGAAGCACCAGAATCAGTAATACCTGAACCATTCCGCCAGCCTCCCCTTTTCCACTTTGTCCTTTAAGGTATCTGCCTCCCCCGTTGTTAAGTTGTAAGTGTAAACCTCTCCCGTAGGGAAAAGGAAAAGGTAGGCCCTGTAGGAGTCCCCCTCCTTTAGAACGAGCAGGGCGTCGGTGGGTCCGGAAGGGGTGAAGCAGAAAGAGTTGAACTGCTCACCGGAGACGAGCCTTCCGGGAACAACGAAAGTTTTGGGCTTCAAGGGCAGTTTAAGGCTCTCTCCGCCGAGGCTAAGGGTGCCGTTCAGGAAATCTACGCACACGCTACCGCACTTTCCCAGCAGGCAGATCTGGGAGGAGAGGGAGGAGAGCCTGTTGTCGAAGCTCTCCCGGGATGAAAGCGATAGGTTAAACAGGGCGGGAAGCGAAACCGTCAGGAGCAGGGAGAGGATAACGAGAACTATCAGAAGTTCAAGCAGGGTAAAGCCTCTCATTTGGTATCTATCTCCACCCTGCCGGAAGTGACAACCACTTTACCGTCTACACACAGGTGGCCCACCGGACACTCACCCCTCTTGGGCCTTTCGCCGTTTTTCCTGTAGTGGCAGCCGTACTTACTCAAAAGCCAAAGGGGGCGGAACATCTCTATCGGGGCTATGCCGGTTCCTTTTAGCCCCTCTTCCCACACCTTTACAACCCTTCTCTTTATGGTCTCGTTGAGCCCCTTGGCAGAGTACTTACCCGTTATGCAGCCCGTTGTGAACGTTGCCCGGGCCACGTGAACGTCAACGGGAATCGGGAGCTTCTCAACGTTCTTAAAGGGCAGGTTAAACTTATCCCTCAGGGAGCGAATCCAGTGGGGAAAGAGCTTCTCCCCCGAAAGGCTCGGGAACTCCTCCTTCCGGTTCTTCAGAAAGTCTTTAAACATAAATTCAACGTCGTAACCGTAACTCTCAAAGAGGCTCCTCAGGCTGCCGTTGTGCCTTTCGGCAAGGGAGCTGGCTATAGAGAACCAGATTTGGGGGTCCCTGTTCTTCTTCTTTGCGAGCCCGTGCTTCAAAAGGGCCTCTTTAAGGGCCTCCGCCCCTTTTCTCTTCACCTCTTTGGGGTCGAAAACCCACTTAACCTCCTCGTCGGAGAAGGTCTTTATAGAGGAGCTCCAGAGCTCGGAAGCGTTTCGCATGTAGTCGAGTGCCGTTGTGAACGTGACCAGAAGCAGGGCCTCCTCAAACTCAAGGGAGGGGAGGAGTTCGTTTACGGCGTCGTCGGGGAGCTGGCGCTTGCCGAAAATACCGCCCTTCTCGAAGGCGGACAGAAGCTCCCGGGCAACCTCCCTTGCCCGCTCCGGGTTTAACGTTAGATTAACAGCCATTAATGGCCCCTAAGGGGTTATATGGTGTATTATAATACTCCAATGGTTTAGCTGCTTCGGCCGTTTTCTGGAGGGTGGCTTTGGGACTGTTCGACCTCTTTAAAAAGAAGTCCCCGGAAGAGCTCTTCTTCGAAGCCGTAAAAGCCGGGGACGCAATGGAGACGGTGAAGCTGGGAGAGGAGCTCCTCCGCCAAAGGCCAAACGACCTCTCCATTTTAAACCCCTACATAGACGCCCTCATCAGGCTCGGCAAGAAAGAGGACGCCGTTAAGCTGCTCCTTTCGTTTGCCGAGGAGCGGATAAAAGAGGACTACTACGACGTAGCAATTCCCATCCTGAAGAGAATCCTGAAAATAGACCCGCTGAACCTTAAGGCGATAAAGCTGCTCGCAAACACCTACAAGAAGAAGGAGCTCTTTTACGAAGCCTTCAACACCCTTGTTGAGAGCTACAGGCGGTTTAAAGAGTCGGGGATTCGGGCCGACTCTATAAAGGAGCTGATTGAGGACTTCATAAAGGAGCAGTTCCACCCCCTCTTCTACGAGCGCTACGCCGACCTCCTGATGGAGGAGAAGGATACGGAAAACGCCCTTGTCAACTACGTGCTTGCGGCAAACCTCTACCTGAAGCTGGGGAACTACAAGTCCGCCCTCAGAACGCTGCTGAAGGCCGAGCAGATAAGGAAGAACGAGTCCCTCGACAGGCAGGTGGTTGAAGCCCTTGCCCACATAGACGACCCGAAGCTCATAAAAGACCTCCTTCCCCCGCTGCTCCAGAACTACAAGAACAACGAGGAGTTCTTAAAGTTCGTAGTTTCCGTTTTCTCAGAGGCCGACAGACTTCCGCTGCTGAAACAGATAGTAAAAGAGCTTCAAGCCCCCAAGGTGAAGTACACCCTCCTTGCCCTCATCAACTTCGAGCTGGGTGAGGTGGAAGAGGCCCAGGAGTACCTTGAGAAGCTGAAGCTGGTAGACAGGGACCTCTACGAGAAGATTGCAGCAACGGTCAAGAGCAAGTACCAAGAGGTTCTCGAGGGTATAGAGTTCCCCGAAGAGGTAGAGGAGCTTCCAGAGCCCGAGCAGGTCCTTGAAGTCTTAGAGCAGGTTCTCGACCTGAACGACATAGTATCGGAGTACGTTGAGAAGATAGGCGAGGAGGAGAAGCCCAGCGAAATCAAGCAGGAGATAGAGACCCTCAAAACCTTCGAGAAGGACGGCAGGAAGGCCCTATCTACGGCCGAAGCGCTGCTGGGACTCGGGAAGTTCGACGAGGCCATAGAGGCGGCAAAGGCGGCACTCAACACCGAAAACGCCTTTAAAGCCACCGCCCTCATAGCGGAGGCGATGATAGGTAAAGGTGAGCTTACCGACGCCCTATCGTTCCTGCTCGAGGCGATAAAGAACTCCTCCCTAACCCCCGAGGAGAAGGCCCGCCTCAAAGTCCTCATAGGCGACATCCACAAGATTAAAGGGGAGCTCAACAAGGCCCTCATGTGGTACAGGGAGGCCCAGAAGGTCCTCAACGACCCGGAGGTTCAGGAGAAGATAGAGGAGATTGAGGGCAGTGAACAGGCCGTTTGAAGCCCTCTACGTCCACGTTCCCTTCTGCCGTTCAAAGTGCTTCTACTGCGACTTCTACTCGGAAGCCGGCAGAACAAAGGATGGCTACGTAAAACTCCTCCTTACCGAGCTCTCCCTCCTACAACCGGAGCTTCAGCAGTTCCCCACGGTATACTTCGGCGGAGGAACCCCCTCTCTTATGGAGCCTTCCTTCTTTGAAACCCTTCTGTCGCGGGTGGGGCAGTTCTCGGAAGTCACCGTGGAGTTTAACCCGGAAGATGCAACGCCCCAAAAGCTCAGGGCCTTAAGGGAGCTGGGGGTGAACAGGGTCAGCATAGGAGTTCAGAGCCTCTCAGACACAACTCTTAAAGCCTTAAGGCGAAGGCACACCGCCCGGCAGGGGTTAAAGGCCGTAGAAGAGGCCCTAAAAGTTTTCAACAACGTGAGCGTAGACCTCATCTACGGCGTTCCCGGCCAGCGGCCGGAAGAGTTTCTAAGAGAGCTGGAGACCTTGCTTTCCCTCCCGGTGAAGCACGTATCCCTGTACGCCCTCACCCCCTACAGCGAAACTCAGCTGGGGAGACTGGTGGAGCTGGGGAAGGTGGAGCTGCCGCCGGAGGAGCAGGTTGAGGAGTGCTACCGCCTTGGGGCGAAGCTCTTAGAGGAGAAAGGCTTAAAACGCTACGAGATATCGAACTTTGCGCTGGAGGGCTTCCGGTGTAAGCACAACCTCCACTACTGGAGGCTGAACAACTACTTGGGAATAGGCCCTTCGGCGGCCTCCTTCAGCGATAGCAGGTACAGGAGGAACGTTTCAAGCCTTGAAAGCTACGAAAGGAAGCTTGCGGCCGGGGAGCTTCCAACGGCAGAGGAGGTAAAGTTCTCACCAGATGAGCTCAAAGAGGTGAAGCTCTCCTTCGGCCTGAGGCTGACCGAAGGGGTAGAGCTTGAAGCTCTGGGCCTGAAGGAGTGGTTCCAGGAGCTTCTGGCCGCCGACGAGGCAATCGGCGCAATGGTAGAGGAGGGGCTACTGGAGTTCAGTGGCGGCCGGCTCAGGCTGGGGGAAAAGGGCGTTCTGACCTCCAACGCCGTAATAGCAACGCTCCTTTCCAAACTGCCTAAGAGCACTCCTTAGACCTACTGCTCAGCTTCCTGCACACCTCGTCGAACTTCTCCCTCTCAAGGTTTTTAACCTCGCCCTTCACAAGGCCGTCGGCCCACTGCTCGTTCCACTTGTCTATCCAGCAGTGGAGGTCAACCGTTTCGAGGCCGAGCTTCCTGGCTATCTCCTTAGGGTCTGAGTCGCTCTCACCGTAGATGAGAATCGACATAAGCTTCCTCATAAGGTCGGCCTCGGGGCTGTGCTTTGCCAGCCTCTCGATGGTGTCGAGCAGAACGCTCCTGAAGTAAACATCCTTACGCTTCATCTCTCCCTCCTCAAGCTGTAAATAAACTTAAAATTTCATCATATTTTAGTAATAAACTTTTCTGAAAGAAATTTATCCTAAACCGGCTTTAAAAGGACAGTTTACGGGCCGAAAACCGCTTAAACTGAAAAGAAAGGAGGCAGCGATGAAGTTCGACCCGGAAAAGGCAAAAAAGGCCCTTGAAGAGGGGATAAAGAAGGCGAAGCTCTCGGACGTTAAAGAGGCGGTAGAGAAGCAGGAAGAGATAGTAGAGAAGTTCAAGTTCTTCCTGAGCGAGTACCTTACAGACGCAAAGGAGATGCTCCTAATGCTCAAAGACTACCTTTCGGGGGAGTACACAGAGGTTCCCTGGTTCACCGTTGCGGCCATAACTGTTGCCCTCCTCTACGTTTTGAACCCGATGGACCTGATACCCGACTTCATTCCGGTTATAGGCCAGATAGACGACGCAATGGTGATGGGACTGTGCCTTCAGATGGTAAGGAAAGACCTGGAGAAGTACCGGGAGTGGAGGAGGAAGAGGGATGAGAAGGATAACCGGCCACATAACGAAGGCGGTAGTGCTTAAAACGGGAGTAGTTAAGCTCCCGACCTTCGGCTACTGCCCCAAGTGCGGTGCGGCCCTTAAACTCGTAGAGGGCCCCTTTGGAAAGTTTACGGCGTGCAGCAACCCCGCCTGTCCCTTTGTAAAGAGGGTGAAGGGGGAGGAGGATTAGGAAACCTGCCCCTTACCTCCGAAACGCTCGGCGGCCTTCTTAAGGAACTCCTGGGCAAAGGGGGCAAACTCCCAGGAGGCCCTCAGAAAACAGACGGCGTAAGGGTAAAGGGGGGATAGGAAGAGGTAAAGAAACAGAAACGGCAGCCACACGGCCGCTCCCTTAAAGTAAAGGGAGTGGGTCCAAAAGCCGTCCCAAAGGTGGGTAAAAACAGACCAAAGGAGCAAAGACAGAAGAGCGGCAAGCGCGAAAAAGGGTCTCTTTAAGCGGTCTGAGAAGAAAACCGCTCCGAGCAGGACAAGGAGTAGAACCTCCGACCATACCGGTGAAAAGGAGCGGTAGACAAAAAGCGACGCAGCGGTAGCCCCGGGAAAGGTAAAAAGGAGCTTCCCAAATAGAACCGAGTTCCCTTCTCCCCTCGCACTCTCCTTACAGGAGCTAAAGCCCGACCAAAGACTATTGAGTAGAAAGTCCTCAAGGTAGGTAACCTTTTCGGGCCGGTTGTTGAGCCCTTCAACGAAACGGCGTGTGTAGTCGGCCCAAGGTATCTCCGATAGGTTAAAGCCCATAAAGTGCTCAAGGAGGAGAGAGCCGAAGAGAAGCTCCGAGAGCCTCCCCCTATACCTCTCTACCAGAGCCTGAGCGGCTTTTTCCTTCTCCTTTATAGAGCCGATTTCCTGGGCCACAAACTCGTCAATCCTGCTCATCTTCAACCCCGAAAACGGCGTTCCTCCTGAGGGCCTCGTAAAGGGGCGAGCCCGGCGGCAACTCCATAGAGAGCACCTTCTCTTTAACTCTCTCGATGCCCTGCAGGAGCCCGAGCTTCAGCGAGTCAACGTTACCGGCAACAACAACGCCCCTTTTAACGTCTTCGTAAACCTCCTTCAGGAATAGCGCCACAGCCTCGATGTAGTAGCTCTTCAGAAGGAGCAGCAGCGTAGTCTCACCGGTGTTTACGGCCCTCTCCCTCAGAGACGGGTCTTCAAACTCGGGGAAGGTCGAGAGGGTCTTCAACAGGGAGTCAATCTGCTCCCTTATGTAGGGAAGGTGCTCCCTCTCCACCTCCTCAACGGCCTTCAGCTTCTCCTCAACGAGGGCAAGGCGCGAGGCGTGGAGCTGCTCCAGGCTGGAGAAGAACCTGTTAAACCACTGCCTCTTCTTCCACCAGGCCACTCCCCCCATAATCACCGACTTTACGAGCTTCACCCCTCCCGACAGGAGCCTACCCTCC is a window of Thermovibrio ammonificans HB-1 DNA encoding:
- a CDS encoding prepilin-type N-terminal cleavage/methylation domain-containing protein — its product is MRGFTLLELLIVLVILSLLLTVSLPALFNLSLSSRESFDNRLSSLSSQICLLGKCGSVCVDFLNGTLSLGGESLKLPLKPKTFVVPGRLVSGEQFNSFCFTPSGPTDALLVLKEGDSYRAYLFLFPTGEVYTYNLTTGEADTLKDKVEKGRLAEWFRYY
- a CDS encoding N-glycosylase/DNA lyase produces the protein MAVNLTLNPERAREVARELLSAFEKGGIFGKRQLPDDAVNELLPSLEFEEALLLVTFTTALDYMRNASELWSSSIKTFSDEEVKWVFDPKEVKRKGAEALKEALLKHGLAKKKNRDPQIWFSIASSLAERHNGSLRSLFESYGYDVEFMFKDFLKNRKEEFPSLSGEKLFPHWIRSLRDKFNLPFKNVEKLPIPVDVHVARATFTTGCITGKYSAKGLNETIKRRVVKVWEEGLKGTGIAPIEMFRPLWLLSKYGCHYRKNGERPKRGECPVGHLCVDGKVVVTSGRVEIDTK
- a CDS encoding tetratricopeptide repeat protein, which codes for MGLFDLFKKKSPEELFFEAVKAGDAMETVKLGEELLRQRPNDLSILNPYIDALIRLGKKEDAVKLLLSFAEERIKEDYYDVAIPILKRILKIDPLNLKAIKLLANTYKKKELFYEAFNTLVESYRRFKESGIRADSIKELIEDFIKEQFHPLFYERYADLLMEEKDTENALVNYVLAANLYLKLGNYKSALRTLLKAEQIRKNESLDRQVVEALAHIDDPKLIKDLLPPLLQNYKNNEEFLKFVVSVFSEADRLPLLKQIVKELQAPKVKYTLLALINFELGEVEEAQEYLEKLKLVDRDLYEKIAATVKSKYQEVLEGIEFPEEVEELPEPEQVLEVLEQVLDLNDIVSEYVEKIGEEEKPSEIKQEIETLKTFEKDGRKALSTAEALLGLGKFDEAIEAAKAALNTENAFKATALIAEAMIGKGELTDALSFLLEAIKNSSLTPEEKARLKVLIGDIHKIKGELNKALMWYREAQKVLNDPEVQEKIEEIEGSEQAV
- the hemW gene encoding radical SAM family heme chaperone HemW, with translation MNRPFEALYVHVPFCRSKCFYCDFYSEAGRTKDGYVKLLLTELSLLQPELQQFPTVYFGGGTPSLMEPSFFETLLSRVGQFSEVTVEFNPEDATPQKLRALRELGVNRVSIGVQSLSDTTLKALRRRHTARQGLKAVEEALKVFNNVSVDLIYGVPGQRPEEFLRELETLLSLPVKHVSLYALTPYSETQLGRLVELGKVELPPEEQVEECYRLGAKLLEEKGLKRYEISNFALEGFRCKHNLHYWRLNNYLGIGPSAASFSDSRYRRNVSSLESYERKLAAGELPTAEEVKFSPDELKEVKLSFGLRLTEGVELEALGLKEWFQELLAADEAIGAMVEEGLLEFSGGRLRLGEKGVLTSNAVIATLLSKLPKSTP
- a CDS encoding YkvA family protein gives rise to the protein MKFDPEKAKKALEEGIKKAKLSDVKEAVEKQEEIVEKFKFFLSEYLTDAKEMLLMLKDYLSGEYTEVPWFTVAAITVALLYVLNPMDLIPDFIPVIGQIDDAMVMGLCLQMVRKDLEKYREWRRKRDEKDNRPHNEGGSA
- a CDS encoding topoisomerase DNA-binding C4 zinc finger domain-containing protein: MRRITGHITKAVVLKTGVVKLPTFGYCPKCGAALKLVEGPFGKFTACSNPACPFVKRVKGEED